The genomic DNA CACACAACCAGAATATCTGGCTGGACTACGTTGCTGTCGTCGAGAACCACATCGGTGGGGGCATATAAGACATTGCACTGTTTGCCTTTGAAGTAACTCCTGAACAGCGCGAATATGCTCCCTGACACTTCCTGATGACGTGTCGTCGGCGCCGGAGTCATGGCATATGCCTCGCCGCCGATAATCTCCCATCGCTCGTCGGAGGGCCATGTGAGGTAATCCGCATAGGTGAAGCGACCTCCAACTTTTCGCGCCGTGGGACCCATAGCTGCCTCCTCAGCAGTCGTGAAGCCTGCTTCAAATGACCTTATACCATGAGGTTGTCGCCATGTAAACGGTGGGTTTTTAAGACTAACCTGTCACAGTCCGCTGGATCACCTCATGCTCCGCCTCGATAATCCGCCGGAACAGCTTGCCCAAGGTGAACCAGTTGAATGCATGTATCATGAAAGGGAGGTCCGACCTCGAGAGTGCCTTTTTCAGGTCGGTGAATTCGAGCGGGTCGAGGAATCCGTCGGCGATGATCACGAGATCAAGATCGGAGAAGCGCTTGA from Geobacter sp. DSM 9736 includes the following:
- a CDS encoding nucleotidyltransferase family protein, with the protein product MHIDPADLETILKILRSHIPCYEVWAFGSRVHGRNLKRFSDLDLVIIADGFLDPLEFTDLKKALSRSDLPFMIHAFNWFTLGKLFRRIIEAEHEVIQRTVTG